In one window of Blastocatellia bacterium DNA:
- a CDS encoding 2OG-Fe dioxygenase family protein: MALNEDGFSIINMPPVDDAFLASFGDLHFDDHSGGNHKYRRFSQYRFYFEGESWRLDLLPHRPYVAYSKYNKFAGGIRRHYQPLQIDPTQFIDQGAKEIPLDTTSEWQLNVHQYRVLTGPGIHGHIVPEGVHQDGHDYVLIGVFRRHNISGAEMSLIPVAGGEPFYKTVLEEGQLVAFDDRRMFHYVTDIEALDGGTGYRDIIVVACSKWEDRWYGQEFEEQALEQK; encoded by the coding sequence ATGGCACTAAACGAAGATGGGTTTTCGATTATCAATATGCCGCCGGTTGACGACGCGTTCCTGGCCAGTTTCGGCGACCTGCATTTCGATGACCATAGTGGTGGCAACCATAAGTACCGGCGGTTCTCGCAGTACCGCTTTTATTTTGAAGGCGAGAGTTGGCGACTCGACCTGCTTCCGCACCGACCCTACGTCGCATATTCAAAGTACAACAAATTTGCGGGCGGCATCAGACGCCATTATCAACCGCTCCAGATCGACCCAACACAGTTCATTGATCAGGGCGCGAAGGAGATACCCTTAGACACGACGAGCGAGTGGCAGTTGAATGTGCATCAGTACCGCGTGTTGACGGGGCCCGGCATCCATGGTCACATCGTACCGGAAGGCGTTCATCAGGACGGGCATGATTACGTCTTAATCGGAGTCTTCAGGCGGCACAACATCTCCGGCGCGGAGATGAGCCTGATACCCGTCGCCGGCGGCGAACCCTTTTACAAGACCGTGCTTGAAGAAGGGCAACTGGTCGCTTTCGACGACCGGCGAATGTTCCACTATGTGACCGACATCGAAGCTCTGGACGGCGGCACGGGCTACCGGGACATCATTGTCGTCGCCTGCTCGAAATGGGAAGACCGATGGTACGGACAGGAGTTTGAGGAGCAGGCGCTGGAGCAAAAGTAA
- a CDS encoding glycosyltransferase family 4 protein, producing MKIDLPGGDAGRVAVMVDKYPCLSESFIRRELTCLASLGFTLVVLTFSPARRSDRSLLPESPFTVFHPDAPARRGGRHQVRLGVESLRELPRALTLFPKGLRGAAAAGRAAWAAAAIRPALERWKPDWLHAHFLGMPAAAASLLSQRLNIPLSISAHARDIFVPQVHLTKVCSRARFISTCSEHARTSLMEQLPLLLAERVVHFPHDVECDLTVKNRELVNGVPLRILSVCRLVPKKGIDVILRALALLRSESRCRYRYRIVGGGPELPRLMALACELNLEDVEFVGPVPPDVVQRELTQADVFVLGARRMPDGDRDGIPNAMLEAMAAGVPVIVSDAGGVSEVIRHRSTGWLLPPNNPEAFADALREVTSDDRVRRRVAASARAEVRRRFSRNGRLLALRLISEMADS from the coding sequence ATGAAAATAGATTTGCCGGGAGGTGACGCGGGAAGGGTAGCCGTCATGGTGGACAAGTATCCGTGCCTGTCGGAATCCTTCATCCGACGCGAGCTTACCTGCCTCGCTTCACTTGGTTTCACGCTGGTGGTCTTGACGTTCAGCCCGGCGCGCCGTTCTGACAGGTCACTCCTGCCCGAGTCGCCCTTTACCGTCTTCCATCCGGACGCGCCCGCGCGGCGCGGTGGCCGGCATCAAGTCCGTCTCGGCGTAGAATCGTTGCGAGAACTGCCGCGTGCACTCACCCTCTTTCCAAAGGGGTTAAGGGGCGCGGCGGCGGCAGGCCGTGCCGCCTGGGCTGCGGCTGCGATTCGTCCGGCGCTTGAGAGATGGAAGCCCGACTGGCTGCATGCACACTTTCTAGGCATGCCTGCCGCCGCCGCCAGCCTTCTGAGTCAGCGCTTGAATATTCCACTCAGCATTTCGGCTCACGCACGCGACATCTTTGTTCCACAGGTTCACCTCACAAAGGTGTGCTCCCGGGCGCGGTTTATCTCTACGTGCTCGGAGCACGCACGGACGTCGCTGATGGAGCAATTGCCACTCTTGCTGGCGGAGCGCGTCGTCCATTTCCCGCACGATGTCGAGTGTGATCTTACGGTTAAGAATCGGGAGCTAGTTAACGGCGTCCCCCTCCGCATCCTCTCTGTGTGCCGTCTTGTGCCGAAGAAAGGCATCGACGTGATCTTGAGGGCTCTGGCGCTGCTGCGATCCGAGTCGCGCTGTCGCTATCGCTATCGGATTGTAGGGGGTGGACCAGAACTCCCGCGGCTCATGGCGCTGGCCTGTGAGCTCAATCTTGAGGACGTGGAGTTCGTCGGCCCGGTTCCACCCGACGTCGTTCAGAGAGAGCTTACCCAAGCCGACGTCTTCGTTCTCGGCGCTCGGAGGATGCCCGACGGAGATCGGGACGGAATCCCTAACGCGATGCTTGAGGCGATGGCCGCGGGAGTCCCGGTGATCGTCAGCGATGCAGGTGGCGTGTCGGAAGTCATCCGCCACCGAAGCACTGGCTGGCTCCTACCTCCGAACAACCCCGAGGCATTTGCGGACGCCCTCAGGGAGGTGACATCAGACGACCGCGTGCGACGACGAGTTGCAGCAAGTGCTCGTGCCGAAGTTCGGCGAAGATTTTCTCGAAATGGCAGATTGCTCGCGCTGAGGCTCATCAGTGAAATGGCGGATTCCTGA